The Ruania halotolerans genome contains the following window.
CGGTCTCGGTGATATAGCGCAATTCACCGGATTCCAGCGCCACGGCGGCGATCCGCAGGTGCACGCCGGAGGCGGCGGCTCGTTGCGAGGAGAACAGGTCCGGGTGGGTGAGGCGGTTCACCAGGGGCCCGGGAGTGAACGCGGCCCGTTCCGTCTGTGCCCCGCCGAGGATCAGGTCGACGTCGGTGCTGGTCCGGCCCGCCTCCCAGAGTGTGGAGAGCGTGTCGAACACATTGGCCACGGACCAGCCGGAGCTGTGCTCCGGCGGTGTCGGATCGCCGGCGTCGGGCGGGCGTTGGCGCTGCTTTCCGGCATTCTTGCCGAACTCATCCCGCGAGATCTTCGCCGTGCTCGCGCGCACCGGCCGTCCGAGGCTGCGATGGGGACCGTTGCGGTCTGTGTGATCGGCTCCGCTCATCATCGCCGCGCGCGCGTCTCGGTGGCGCAACGCCATCACCTTGCGCCAGGTGGGCATGTGCTCGTTGAGCTTGGTGAACCACGGCAGCTCGGTGAACATATCCGAGGCGTCCTGCATGCTCCGCCACAGTCTCCGTAGTTCGGCCACTGCCGCCTGCTGCCCGGCGCGATCCGGGTACTGCGCGATCACGGCAGCGAGGATGGCGCCCGCCGAGGTGCCGGTGATGACCGAGGGGGTGATGTGCTCGCGGGTGTAGAGGTAGTCGATTGCGCCGATCTCGAAACTCGACCGCGCACCGCCACCTGCGATGGCCAGTCCGACCACCTCCTGAGGCGGTGGTGGTGGTTCGGGCATGACGTGCCCGCCGAGGGTATGGATGAGACGGTGCCGGATGCGGCGGACGAGGCCGCGCGAGACGGACATGGTTCCAGCGTAGGTGACCGCCCGTTAGTGTCGGCGAATATGTCCCAGTCCGGCCTGCGGGTGAGTCCCTCACTGACCATCCCCGACGGCGAACTCACCTGGCGGTTCTCCCGCTCCTCCGGGCCGGGTGGCCAGAGCGTGAACACGACCGATTCACGGGTGGAGCTGAGCTGGGACGTGGCTCATTCCGCCGTACTCGACGAACGCCAACGCACTCGTCTGCTGTCTCGGTTGAGCACGCGAATCACCGGTGGCGTGCTCACCATCGCAGCGTCTGAGTATCGCGCGCAGCTGCGCAACCGGGAGGCCGCGCGGGAACGGTTGATCGCGCT
Protein-coding sequences here:
- the arfB gene encoding alternative ribosome rescue aminoacyl-tRNA hydrolase ArfB; the encoded protein is MSQSGLRVSPSLTIPDGELTWRFSRSSGPGGQSVNTTDSRVELSWDVAHSAVLDERQRTRLLSRLSTRITGGVLTIAASEYRAQLRNREAARERLIALITDALAPPPRPRRATKPTRGSKERRLRAKKQQAQTKQQRRRPDAT
- a CDS encoding patatin-like phospholipase family protein → MSVSRGLVRRIRHRLIHTLGGHVMPEPPPPPQEVVGLAIAGGGARSSFEIGAIDYLYTREHITPSVITGTSAGAILAAVIAQYPDRAGQQAAVAELRRLWRSMQDASDMFTELPWFTKLNEHMPTWRKVMALRHRDARAAMMSGADHTDRNGPHRSLGRPVRASTAKISRDEFGKNAGKQRQRPPDAGDPTPPEHSSGWSVANVFDTLSTLWEAGRTSTDVDLILGGAQTERAAFTPGPLVNRLTHPDLFSSQRAAASGVHLRIAAVALESGELRYITETGEIRDRLDQPVPGEPTVDLVTAIMASCAIPSVFAPVRLGSEHYVDGGARESLPVEVAVDHLGVTRCYAVVASPAGLSPATSFAEKDMLEIVMRAGFGVMTDEIQADEVRRARAAGAIVIQPELDIHDILTVDPGLVRISMDYGWIRAAEVCTEADEQQRAATREIIALRRQIWQAENAHLRPESPDAGPDAPALAHLKERLRDAVLAADPTLLPPQADGWWRDWEGHPYEVPAPTWLP